In a single window of the uncultured Methanobrevibacter sp. genome:
- a CDS encoding type II CAAX prenyl endopeptidase Rce1 family protein, with protein sequence MFSLKDKFKFLDDGIDFPFYNDVPKLSTADWSIVLISVILVIITISLFSSHQALKSVMIFLVTIIPALYICKRNYGLFFKRIRLKDIKTIILSFLGYILYVMLIATPILALMHYPLAGNGILPIAEQLSPTFIVTIFLQLMGEEFLKIFLLLLIMYAIYKSTGNRDISLFIGIVGSLFVFGMAHYTAYSGRIFQILLIQGLGSIFNLYAYMKTKNVFVSYIVHLMIDFSGFIVSAIQAGVH encoded by the coding sequence ATGTTCTCTTTAAAAGACAAATTTAAATTTTTAGATGATGGGATTGATTTTCCTTTCTACAATGACGTGCCGAAGCTATCCACAGCTGATTGGTCTATTGTATTAATATCAGTTATTTTGGTCATAATTACAATTTCTTTGTTTAGTTCGCATCAAGCACTCAAATCTGTAATGATATTTTTGGTAACAATAATTCCTGCATTGTACATCTGTAAAAGAAATTATGGATTGTTCTTTAAAAGGATAAGGTTAAAAGACATTAAAACAATCATATTGTCTTTTCTTGGCTATATTTTATATGTTATGCTAATAGCTACTCCAATTTTAGCATTAATGCATTATCCTCTTGCTGGTAATGGAATTCTTCCAATAGCCGAACAACTAAGCCCTACATTTATTGTAACAATTTTTCTACAGCTTATGGGTGAGGAGTTCTTAAAAATATTCCTGCTATTGCTTATAATGTATGCAATCTATAAATCAACTGGAAATCGTGACATTAGTCTATTTATCGGTATTGTTGGTTCATTGTTTGTTTTTGGAATGGCTCATTACACTGCATATTCTGGAAGAATTTTTCAAATACTATTAATTCAAGGACTAGGTTCAATATTTAATTTATACGCTTATATGAAAACAAAAAATGTATTTGTATCATATATTGTTCATTTAATGATAGATTTTTCCGGTTTTATAGTATCCGCAATTCAGGCTGGAGTTCATTAA
- a CDS encoding MATE family efflux transporter, whose product MYERNYKLLSGKFKEFFIPTLLTSMTGNICLLVDSIIVSNLIGAVALSAIQPVEPLSTFVNLIYWMIGLGGSVMCSVAKAEFDNEKSNRIFSVSIMSLVLIGVLFSLLGTLFSGPIIGILCPSAQIQPIVFQYYSIYILEIPFLCFIMCLSYFVRADGIADLPLRSLIVANVANIIFDIIFIGVFGWGLSGAAGATIVGYILGSIYMLTYFFNPKRTLNFVFVKVKTFLSTTAEICKSGFSGASTQLYFTIKIFIINTLITLYIGQYGLVAFNICCNSLFILYIFLIGTAQTMSPIVSVYYQEEDYKSVEYITKKSLKIVLASSLILSVFFIICPQSLLMLYQVNNPSDIPIVLNAIRIFSLSYVGIAITFLYTFYAQAIQKDKLSNTISILEGCVFPVIFAFLLSFLMGANGIWISFTIAEILTILYIFIYSRYLNKKTDGEYSGFFINKHNDDKKVFAYTIEGDIKQAVELSRQVKDYLAENKSAVLVSMAIEEMLVNIININESVDAIDVIVKNNDENILISIKDTGIDFNPIVENDNLEFDNISVLNKIADKIDYSRVLGLNSTVIIINSRD is encoded by the coding sequence ATGTATGAACGCAATTATAAATTATTAAGTGGTAAATTCAAGGAATTCTTCATTCCTACCTTATTAACTTCAATGACGGGCAATATTTGTTTGCTTGTTGATTCAATCATTGTAAGTAATTTGATTGGTGCTGTTGCATTATCCGCTATCCAACCGGTAGAGCCGTTAAGTACGTTCGTTAATTTAATTTATTGGATGATTGGATTGGGGGGCAGTGTAATGTGCTCAGTTGCAAAGGCAGAATTTGATAATGAAAAAAGCAATAGGATATTTTCCGTTTCGATAATGTCCTTAGTGTTGATTGGAGTATTGTTCTCGCTTTTGGGAACGCTCTTTTCAGGTCCGATTATAGGAATTTTATGTCCTTCTGCTCAAATACAACCGATTGTTTTCCAATATTATAGTATTTATATACTTGAAATTCCATTCTTATGCTTTATAATGTGCTTATCATACTTTGTTCGTGCAGATGGGATTGCAGATTTGCCTTTGAGGTCATTGATTGTAGCTAATGTGGCCAATATCATATTCGATATTATATTTATCGGTGTGTTTGGCTGGGGACTTTCCGGTGCGGCCGGTGCAACAATTGTAGGTTATATTTTAGGCTCTATCTACATGTTAACTTACTTCTTCAATCCAAAAAGGACATTAAATTTCGTTTTCGTTAAAGTCAAGACATTTTTGAGCACTACTGCTGAAATCTGTAAATCCGGATTTTCCGGTGCATCAACACAATTATATTTCACAATAAAGATTTTTATAATCAACACTCTGATTACCTTATACATCGGCCAGTATGGTTTGGTTGCATTCAATATCTGCTGCAATAGCCTGTTTATTCTTTACATATTCCTGATTGGTACTGCACAGACAATGTCTCCAATCGTATCTGTCTATTATCAGGAGGAGGACTATAAAAGTGTTGAATATATTACGAAAAAATCCTTAAAGATTGTTTTGGCTTCAAGTTTAATACTGTCTGTGTTCTTCATTATCTGTCCTCAATCTTTATTGATGTTATATCAGGTCAACAATCCTTCAGATATTCCTATTGTATTGAATGCAATCAGGATTTTCTCATTGAGTTATGTGGGAATTGCAATCACGTTCCTGTATACCTTTTACGCTCAGGCCATTCAAAAAGATAAATTGTCAAATACCATATCCATACTTGAAGGCTGTGTCTTTCCGGTGATATTCGCATTTTTATTGTCATTTTTAATGGGCGCAAATGGAATTTGGATTTCATTCACTATTGCCGAAATCCTTACAATATTATACATTTTCATATATTCAAGATATCTCAACAAAAAGACTGATGGCGAATACTCAGGATTTTTCATAAACAAACACAATGATGATAAAAAGGTATTTGCATATACAATCGAAGGCGATATCAAACAGGCTGTAGAGTTATCTAGGCAAGTTAAGGATTATTTGGCTGAAAACAAATCCGCAGTATTGGTCAGTATGGCTATTGAGGAAATGCTTGTCAATATCATCAATATCAATGAATCTGTTGATGCAATTGATGTCATCGTTAAAAATAATGATGAAAATATTTTAATTTCCATTAAGGATACAGGCATTGATTTTAATCCGATAGTTGAAAATGATAATCTTGAATTTGACAATATCAGTGTGTTGAATAAGATTGCTGATAAAATTGATTATTCGAGGGTATTGGGGTTAAACAGCACTGTAATTATAATCAACAGCCGAGACTAA
- a CDS encoding C1 family peptidase: MKFTAIGFLLLFLIVSIGAVSATEEISNETISTDNTIEMGDAALNDRSAVLQSTEYNKYGESETNNTFTDLAKDISASGEVLEIEKDYKFNNADIRKPIGIVKDNFVINGNNHILDGNGQVSMFVVLGKNITINNLKFVNGYSDGYGGAIIAEKGSLTLNNVTFINNTAKLFGGAMTIVENAIVNISNCNFIDGYSDRGSALYLETGTLNVEYSNFTSKYFSHWGSISTNEMDITVLSIDNCIFDNVFSKYSPAVFAQVCYVTINNTKFYNLKANESVGAVGIRAPKQAIIENCLFANTTSTKNAGAVFVDVKGEGTEPITEPIEITIRNSTFNNISSGFGGAFVQLTGNSTLKDSSFTNCFAVYAGGAAYLSDVIAEITNCKFNSNKVVSQPNYQTSGGALYFDFGLLNLTDSEFNNNSASMASAILIYDAEYHLDNITFNNNNNPVYTYFDDVGSTIGRIYGNDTISKDDLNNTYYPSVILGEGMKLNLTTNSIDLSILPTRFDLREIGWLTPVRDQGSMGSCWAFGGIAAFESALLKNTGISYDISENNMQDSMLIFSRYGSGNVESANEMIAAGYLLSWIGAFPQVYDIYDEVGKLSPSIHTNQTIHLQDFVLIDCGNVSIPGNPALKKAILKYGALAVLFGADQSPEGYNDTTGAFYNLNGTPNHAVAIVGWDDNYSKENFATTPEGDGAWIIKNSWGAQYGDGGYMYISYYDGTLCADDKLTDQAVAYVFENTLPYNKNYQYDFTGIDEFMMYDETSELYGTPITNVNNFVSAEDDLIAAVGTYFNQSGMDYTVKIAVNGAVVYTQNGVSPYRGYHTIKLNKYIPIKKGDKFSIYVTSLALGVSIPVRMHYGVGVSLTNIDDGSWKDLYQEYGEIACIKAYTLKDDTAIVGNKNITVDYGGGKYFSVKVTTADGHIVVGASVKFKINGQSTAVRTDKNGIAKIKIKKLPKTYSMTTTYNGKTYKNTITVKHVIKASKVTVKKTAKKFTLKATLKINGKLVKGKIITFKFNGKTYKVKTNAKGIAQKALNKNVIKKLKKGKTYIVKVSYFKDNIKTTVKVR, translated from the coding sequence ATGAAATTCACGGCAATAGGGTTTTTATTGCTTTTTTTGATAGTTTCAATAGGTGCGGTCTCAGCAACAGAAGAAATTAGCAATGAAACAATAAGTACAGATAATACAATAGAAATGGGGGATGCTGCTCTTAATGATAGGTCAGCAGTCTTGCAAAGTACAGAATATAACAAATATGGTGAAAGTGAAACTAACAATACGTTTACAGATTTAGCTAAGGATATTTCTGCATCTGGGGAAGTATTGGAAATAGAAAAAGACTATAAATTCAATAATGCTGATATTAGAAAGCCAATTGGTATTGTTAAAGATAATTTTGTAATAAATGGAAATAACCACATACTTGATGGAAATGGTCAGGTGTCAATGTTCGTCGTTTTAGGAAAAAATATCACAATAAACAATCTTAAGTTTGTTAATGGTTATTCTGATGGGTATGGTGGTGCAATAATTGCTGAAAAAGGGTCATTAACTTTAAATAATGTTACATTCATTAACAATACTGCAAAACTCTTTGGAGGAGCAATGACTATTGTGGAAAATGCCATTGTTAATATTTCTAATTGTAACTTTATTGATGGTTATTCAGATAGGGGCAGTGCACTTTATTTGGAAACCGGTACTTTAAATGTTGAATACAGTAATTTTACATCAAAATATTTCAGTCATTGGGGCTCAATTTCTACTAACGAGATGGATATCACTGTATTATCTATTGATAATTGTATTTTCGATAATGTTTTTTCAAAATATTCTCCGGCAGTATTTGCTCAGGTATGCTATGTGACCATCAATAATACTAAATTTTATAATTTAAAAGCAAATGAATCTGTTGGTGCTGTAGGAATTCGGGCACCTAAACAGGCAATTATTGAAAATTGTTTATTTGCAAATACTACTTCAACTAAAAATGCGGGGGCAGTATTTGTCGATGTCAAAGGAGAGGGTACCGAACCAATTACAGAACCAATTGAAATAACTATTCGAAATTCAACTTTCAATAATATTTCCTCAGGTTTTGGCGGGGCTTTTGTTCAGCTAACCGGTAATTCAACCCTTAAAGATTCAAGCTTCACCAACTGTTTTGCAGTTTATGCCGGAGGGGCAGCATATCTTTCAGATGTAATTGCAGAAATAACCAATTGTAAATTCAATTCAAATAAAGTGGTGTCACAGCCTAATTATCAAACATCCGGAGGCGCACTATATTTTGATTTCGGCCTTTTAAATCTTACGGATTCAGAATTCAATAATAATAGCGCTTCAATGGCCAGCGCAATATTAATTTATGATGCCGAATATCATCTGGACAATATAACCTTTAACAACAACAATAATCCTGTTTATACTTATTTTGATGATGTTGGTTCAACAATAGGTCGAATATATGGGAACGATACAATTTCTAAAGATGATTTGAATAACACATATTATCCAAGTGTGATTCTTGGTGAGGGAATGAAATTAAATTTAACCACAAACAGCATCGACCTTAGTATTCTTCCTACCAGATTTGATTTGAGGGAAATCGGATGGCTTACACCAGTTAGGGATCAAGGAAGTATGGGTTCTTGTTGGGCATTTGGTGGAATAGCAGCATTTGAATCTGCTTTATTGAAAAATACTGGGATATCATATGATATTTCAGAAAATAATATGCAGGATTCCATGCTTATTTTCAGCAGATACGGATCCGGTAATGTCGAAAGTGCGAATGAAATGATTGCGGCAGGTTATCTTTTATCTTGGATTGGAGCATTTCCGCAGGTTTATGACATATATGATGAAGTTGGAAAATTATCTCCTTCAATCCACACAAATCAAACAATACACCTTCAGGATTTTGTTTTAATTGATTGTGGAAACGTATCAATTCCAGGAAATCCTGCTCTTAAAAAAGCTATTCTTAAATATGGTGCATTGGCTGTACTTTTTGGTGCTGATCAAAGTCCAGAAGGTTATAACGATACTACAGGTGCTTTTTATAATTTGAATGGTACTCCAAATCATGCAGTTGCTATTGTTGGATGGGATGATAATTATTCAAAAGAAAACTTCGCCACCACACCTGAAGGTGATGGGGCATGGATTATCAAAAACAGTTGGGGAGCCCAATATGGTGATGGAGGATACATGTATATTTCATATTATGATGGAACATTATGCGCCGATGACAAACTAACAGATCAGGCGGTCGCATATGTGTTTGAAAATACTTTGCCATACAATAAGAATTATCAATATGATTTTACAGGTATTGATGAATTTATGATGTATGATGAAACCAGTGAATTATATGGCACTCCTATAACCAATGTGAATAATTTTGTCAGTGCCGAAGATGATTTGATAGCTGCTGTTGGAACCTACTTTAATCAGAGTGGCATGGATTATACAGTTAAAATTGCAGTGAATGGTGCTGTGGTTTATACTCAAAATGGTGTTTCACCTTATCGGGGATACCACACCATTAAATTGAACAAGTACATTCCAATTAAAAAAGGTGATAAATTTAGTATTTATGTAACATCCTTGGCATTGGGTGTATCTATTCCAGTAAGGATGCACTATGGGGTGGGCGTTTCATTAACTAATATTGATGATGGATCCTGGAAAGATTTGTATCAGGAATATGGAGAGATTGCCTGTATTAAAGCATATACCTTAAAAGATGACACAGCTATCGTCGGCAACAAAAACATTACAGTCGACTATGGTGGTGGCAAATACTTTTCAGTCAAAGTTACAACAGCTGACGGCCATATTGTCGTGGGTGCCAGTGTTAAATTCAAAATTAACGGTCAATCAACTGCAGTCAGGACTGACAAAAATGGAATTGCTAAAATAAAGATAAAAAAGCTTCCAAAAACTTATTCCATGACAACTACATACAATGGCAAAACCTACAAGAACACAATCACTGTAAAACATGTGATTAAGGCAAGCAAAGTCACTGTTAAAAAGACTGCTAAAAAATTCACATTAAAAGCAACACTTAAAATAAATGGCAAATTGGTCAAAGGCAAAATAATAACATTCAAATTCAACGGCAAGACATATAAAGTAAAAACCAATGCAAAAGGCATTGCACAAAAAGCATTGAATAAAAATGTTATTAAAAAGCTTAAAAAGGGTAAAACATACATAGTTAAGGTGAGTTACTTTAAAGACAATATTAAAACAACAGTTAAAGTTCGATAG
- a CDS encoding MarR family winged helix-turn-helix transcriptional regulator encodes MEEFFHEMKDSAPIIGWIHNISLNQQKYMSLKLKGMNLNHDVRYIMFIYDNPNCSQDDLVKMSGQSKANIAYILKKFEDERYVKREVNPKNRRKYMLNTTEKGSELVPMIRQISKEWEAEVGLNENDVEFREKLIQIAVNGQRLINENKDDLP; translated from the coding sequence ATGGAAGAATTTTTTCATGAAATGAAAGACAGCGCTCCAATCATCGGATGGATACATAATATTTCACTAAATCAACAAAAGTACATGAGTCTCAAACTGAAAGGAATGAATTTAAACCATGATGTAAGGTATATCATGTTCATATACGACAATCCCAATTGCTCACAGGATGACCTGGTGAAAATGTCCGGTCAAAGCAAGGCAAACATTGCTTATATTCTGAAGAAATTTGAAGATGAAAGATATGTCAAACGCGAAGTCAACCCGAAAAACAGGCGCAAATACATGTTGAATACAACAGAAAAGGGATCTGAGCTTGTGCCAATGATAAGACAAATATCAAAGGAATGGGAAGCTGAAGTGGGTTTGAACGAAAACGATGTTGAGTTTAGGGAGAAATTAATTCAGATTGCAGTTAATGGCCAAAGATTAATCAACGAAAATAAGGATGATTTGCCATGA
- a CDS encoding C1 family peptidase encodes MKLYKITIIILFVFIFSIGAVSSQDANQTADLDIGTDVELESGNPDLVSAPTGTFIDLNTSISQSSEKIDISQDYAYDSEKDKNLSSIEITNKNLSINGNNHIIDSNGLTRIFTIDSSNVVMNNLIIKNANLSAIFIQNSTLRTYNVTFENNIAKGGGAICGVSSIYNSSGDRFINNYAKVGSSIYLEDRSELYLNDGTFKNDDYFEWSLIYLNSCTVDIQNTSFYNLTSNYCPAVYIEECEGRIKNSKFVNLHANKTAGAVALKKIFKEFSIEDCEFINATSEKNGGAIYSDVNGDGDLPRGNLNIVNSRFEDCSSEFGGAVLHLGGLLNINNTNFTSNIADYDGGAVYTSNSYVSIYNSSFISNKALTDGFSNGGAIFNDKGSLELIGCTLENNVASNASSIYSYESELTLNECYFNNPTVNSTSICMVFGRGYSQNGTELNNDALSLNNTYFETNVKSSQKPFVIINNTIHYDELPERFDLRDYNWVSPVKKQGNMGACWAFGNVAALESSLMRYLNITYDFSENNMQNSMLKYSKYGVSTITEGGDLYTAVGYLISWLGISPTEYDSYDELGKISPIISSSNDVHIFDAVFVPARNNVTDNYLIKKAIIDYGALAVSCFAVEDGIYFNTNTSAQYINESSTENHKVCVVGWDDNYSKDNFAITPPGDGAWIIKNSWGSEWGDKGYFYISYFDGSFASKKELTGYVIKNDVNYDMVYQHDIGGDLVLLDAKYYMNKYIAEEDALIAAVGTYFDSTNLNYEFSVFVNDVEVYNHKGASEFRGYSTIPLNKYIKIKKGDAFKVIFKNKAPALTDGRTPIDKNMTFQSDDGKTWEDLSDTHRVAVLKVYTIPDLNIADDLVKYYGDDTPYTANVQPGDKVTFEINGITATVIADENGTAKLGIDLKPDTYYIKVNYNGTKYPFNVIIKSTIASQDVTRGYNSNYDHQIQLFDKKGNALNNTAVSVTVNDKTSKYTTDNNGFITIEFTKLTTNQKISIVNPSTSETGANTIKVVSRFSGNSNINMYYFDGSSYKFKVYGDDGKLVGANKVVSVKLNKKTYKVKTNNKGVASLKIPNTVKPGTYTITATYAGQTVKNTVKVKQVLTTTKKTVKNSAKKLVLKAMLKNKLKGKVIKFKFNGKTYKAKTNKKGIAQITIKKNVINKLKKGKTYAFKVTYVKNTIKSTVKIK; translated from the coding sequence TTGAAACTATATAAAATAACTATTATTATATTGTTCGTGTTTATTTTTTCAATAGGTGCCGTTTCAAGCCAGGATGCAAATCAAACTGCAGATTTGGATATTGGAACAGATGTAGAACTGGAATCCGGGAATCCCGATTTAGTTTCAGCTCCAACAGGCACATTTATTGATTTGAACACAAGCATATCACAAAGCAGCGAGAAGATAGATATCTCTCAGGATTATGCTTATGACAGCGAAAAAGACAAAAATCTCTCAAGTATTGAAATAACTAATAAAAATTTATCAATTAATGGTAACAACCATATCATAGACAGTAATGGCCTAACAAGAATCTTCACAATCGATTCTTCAAATGTTGTAATGAACAATCTGATTATTAAAAATGCAAATCTGTCAGCCATTTTCATTCAAAATTCAACATTAAGAACATACAATGTTACCTTTGAAAACAATATTGCTAAAGGTGGCGGTGCAATTTGCGGAGTATCATCCATTTACAACAGCAGTGGCGATAGGTTTATCAATAACTACGCCAAGGTCGGCTCTTCAATTTACCTGGAAGATAGGAGTGAATTATATCTTAACGATGGAACTTTTAAAAATGATGATTACTTCGAATGGAGTTTAATATATTTGAATTCATGTACAGTTGATATACAGAACACTTCTTTTTATAATTTAACATCAAATTATTGTCCTGCAGTGTATATTGAAGAGTGTGAAGGTAGAATTAAAAATTCCAAATTTGTTAATTTGCACGCGAATAAGACCGCAGGTGCTGTAGCTTTAAAAAAGATTTTCAAAGAATTTTCCATTGAGGATTGTGAATTTATAAATGCCACCAGCGAAAAGAATGGGGGTGCAATTTATTCCGACGTAAATGGAGATGGAGACTTGCCACGGGGAAACCTGAATATTGTCAATTCCCGTTTTGAAGATTGCTCTTCTGAATTTGGTGGTGCCGTTCTTCATTTAGGAGGACTTTTAAATATAAACAATACAAATTTCACTTCAAATATTGCTGATTATGATGGAGGAGCTGTTTATACTTCAAACTCTTATGTTAGTATCTATAATTCCAGTTTTATTTCAAATAAAGCTTTAACAGATGGATTTTCCAATGGTGGAGCAATATTTAATGATAAAGGATCATTAGAATTAATTGGCTGTACTCTTGAAAATAATGTGGCAAGCAATGCATCTTCAATTTACAGCTATGAATCAGAATTAACCCTGAATGAATGCTACTTTAACAACCCTACTGTAAACAGTACCAGCATCTGCATGGTATTTGGCAGAGGATATTCACAAAATGGAACCGAGTTAAACAATGATGCCCTATCCTTAAACAACACCTATTTTGAAACAAATGTAAAGAGCTCTCAAAAACCGTTTGTTATTATCAACAATACAATCCATTATGATGAACTGCCGGAAAGGTTTGATTTAAGGGATTACAATTGGGTATCCCCAGTTAAAAAACAAGGGAATATGGGTGCATGTTGGGCATTCGGTAATGTTGCCGCATTAGAATCATCATTGATGAGATACCTGAATATCACCTATGACTTTTCCGAGAACAATATGCAAAATTCAATGTTGAAATATTCAAAATATGGCGTTTCCACCATTACGGAAGGAGGAGACTTATATACTGCAGTGGGATATCTGATTAGTTGGCTTGGAATATCACCTACAGAATACGATAGCTATGATGAACTGGGTAAAATTTCACCAATTATATCTTCATCCAATGATGTTCACATATTCGATGCGGTTTTTGTCCCTGCAAGAAATAATGTAACAGACAATTATTTAATCAAAAAGGCAATTATTGACTATGGCGCTTTAGCCGTTTCATGCTTTGCAGTTGAGGATGGAATTTATTTCAATACAAACACTTCTGCACAGTACATAAATGAATCCTCAACCGAAAATCATAAAGTCTGTGTGGTCGGTTGGGATGACAATTACTCCAAGGACAATTTTGCAATCACACCACCAGGTGACGGCGCATGGATTATCAAAAACAGTTGGGGCAGCGAATGGGGAGACAAAGGCTACTTCTACATATCCTATTTTGATGGAAGTTTTGCATCCAAAAAAGAACTTACAGGATATGTTATTAAGAATGACGTCAATTATGACATGGTTTATCAGCACGATATCGGTGGGGATTTAGTGTTGCTAGATGCAAAATATTATATGAACAAGTATATTGCAGAAGAAGATGCCCTAATTGCTGCTGTTGGAACTTATTTCGACAGCACTAACTTAAACTATGAATTCTCAGTTTTCGTCAATGATGTTGAAGTATATAATCATAAGGGTGCAAGTGAATTCAGGGGATATTCCACAATACCATTAAACAAATACATAAAAATCAAAAAAGGAGATGCCTTTAAAGTCATATTCAAAAATAAGGCTCCTGCATTAACTGACGGCAGGACACCTATTGACAAGAACATGACATTCCAAAGTGATGATGGAAAAACATGGGAGGATTTATCCGACACCCATCGCGTAGCAGTTTTAAAAGTTTACACAATTCCTGATTTGAATATCGCTGATGATCTGGTCAAATATTATGGTGATGATACCCCATATACTGCTAATGTCCAGCCTGGCGATAAGGTGACCTTTGAGATTAACGGCATTACTGCAACAGTAATAGCGGATGAAAACGGAACTGCAAAGCTTGGCATTGATTTGAAACCGGACACATACTATATAAAAGTGAATTACAATGGAACCAAGTATCCGTTCAATGTTATAATCAAGAGCACAATCGCATCCCAGGATGTAACCAGAGGATATAACAGCAACTATGACCATCAAATCCAATTGTTTGATAAAAAAGGCAATGCTTTAAACAATACTGCAGTCAGTGTGACTGTCAATGATAAGACTAGCAAATATACAACTGACAACAACGGTTTTATCACCATTGAATTTACTAAATTAACTACCAATCAGAAAATTAGCATCGTTAATCCGTCCACTAGTGAAACAGGTGCCAATACCATAAAAGTAGTTTCAAGATTCAGCGGAAATTCAAACATCAACATGTACTACTTCGACGGTTCAAGTTATAAGTTCAAGGTTTATGGTGACGATGGCAAATTGGTTGGAGCAAACAAAGTTGTTAGCGTTAAACTTAACAAGAAGACATATAAAGTTAAAACAAATAACAAAGGTGTTGCATCATTAAAAATACCAAATACCGTTAAACCAGGTACTTACACAATAACTGCGACTTATGCTGGCCAAACTGTTAAAAATACTGTAAAAGTAAAACAGGTACTTACAACAACTAAAAAGACTGTTAAAAATTCAGCCAAAAAATTAGTGCTTAAAGCAATGCTGAAAAACAAGCTTAAAGGCAAAGTTATTAAATTCAAATTCAATGGAAAAACCTATAAAGCAAAAACAAACAAAAAGGGAATCGCCCAGATAACCATTAAGAAGAATGTCATTAACAAACTCAAAAAAGGAAAAACATATGCCTTTAAGGTAACTTATGTTAAAAACACCATAAAATCAACAGTAAAAATCAAATAA